The following nucleotide sequence is from Deltaproteobacteria bacterium.
TTATTACCCGGATCAGAATCTCCACCCACATGCAATCCACCCATAATGGCGAGTTTAGCTTTTGGATTAGATGTTCCGATACCGACATTTGCATTTACAGACAGTTTGCCCTTTATTTCAGCATTACCATCAACAAGTAAATTCTTATCACCCGGATCGGCAGCACCACCTACATGCAAACCGCCGTTTACAGCCAGCATTGCCTTTGGCGGCGCCTCAAAACCGATTCCCGTATTGCAGTTTATGGAAAGCGCTTTTCCTTTGGCCGATAAGATATGGGCAACGGCCAGACTTTTTACAGAAAGGTCCGTCGTTTCTGTAACAGCAGCGCCATCCAGTTTGCCTCCCTGATCATCATCACCGTTATGGGAATGCTTGTTCAGAAAGTCACGGATTTTTATTTGTATCTCATTCCAGTCCTGGGCAGTAATGAAATCACCTGCTTTTCGTTCAATAAAGGGCTTACTCATTTTCTCTCTCCTTATTGGGGGATTTATCTTCCATTTCGTCTACAGCTTCAAATGCCGTATAATCAAGGCGGGCATTATTAAATATGCCCGATGTTGCCATTCGTTCCGCCGGCAGCAGTTGATCATTAAAATCCAGTGACAGGGCGGGCGGCTTCATCATTTCATCGAGATTTATGTTGTCTGGTTCGCCTGAAATTGAGAGATCAGTTTCTGTCATTCCTGGCCGGTCTTCCATATGCAACCTGTCCCGAAACCACAATACCGGCTCCAGCCGGGCCTGCACGCCGGCTGCCCGGCCATATAGCAACATGCCGTTGAGCGCCGCCTGTAATTGTTTGAAATTTTCCATAAAGGGAGGGACATAATCTCCGGGAATTCTAAGCGAAAAACAGGCCGGTCTTCGTCCCTGCCAGGAGAGTGTCAGATCGATGGGTGGTCCATCGTCACTGGATGCATTTTTCAACAGTTCTTCCCTGTCGGAGCGGCCCGTCAGGTATGATTGGAGTTCCTCTTTTTTAACGGTGCGATAGATCCAGTTATTTTTTCCCGGTTGCAGACATGGAAAGTTCAATTGATCGCTAAAAGCGGCAAACCTGGCGCTGCCGAAGGTAGTTTCGGTCTCGTTGAACCTCGATCCCTGCCCCGTCATGAGTACTCTTGGTCCGCCAAAACGAACGCCGTATTTACCCTCAGGTGTATCAAAAACCGAATTATCACCGTCAAAGCAGCGCCCCCCTGTTTGAAGGGCGTCGTTTCGAAGAAGCAGAGGCGGCCCATCACTTTGCAAGTGCAATTCGGCTCCCGATGAAATTTTGCCCACATATAAAATCCGGATACCGCTTTCTTTATGAATCAGCATGGGGACAGAGATGATCCTGTCCAGGGATTGATCCGTTGTTAAAATCAGCCCCGGTGCAGCCGCGTCAAGTGTATGGTTAGTCATACTATAAGATTTACCGGGAATCATCTTTTCAAAGGTAATGCAACTCGGCTCAATGGGATTTTCTTCCAGTTCGAGGCGCAGGGTCCGTTTGCCGTCACCGTCGGCAACGGTAAACCTGGCAACAGCAATATTACCTTCCCACTCTATTTGGGGATCACTCTTTGCCCGGTAGGTGAGCGCTGCAAGTCTCAGGATTGACCGGGCGCTGCCCAATCCTTCCCTGTGAATGTGGACATATTTGCCCAGCCGTTGCCGAAAGTGGGGAGCCGATTCATCTCGCCCCGGAAAAAGCCCGAAAAGGCCGGCAATGCGGCCCAGTTCGGTTGTCCCTTTGGCAGCCAGGTTGTCACCGGGATCATGCCAGCCACGGGCATGGTGATACCATCTGGAACGCATGAGTCGTTTTGAGCCTTCTCCCATACGCACCATCTCCCCGGCCAATGCGGAAAAGACGGCTGAAATTTTAGCCCCCTCTTGCATCGCCTTTGGCAGATAGCCCCTCATTTTGCCGGCATAGGGATTTTTATTCATTATCAAAAAATATTGTCCTCAAATTAAAGTGTTATAAAAAATTACTTAATCGTTACATCAATTCGGTCGACAATCAATTTCTCACCGTTTTCAAGTGAAACCGCATGTTCTTCATTTAACTCCTCAACTGAACCGTCGCATTGGTGGATAATCCAGGTCGGCTCCAGAACAAGGCCTTTTATGTGCCTGGCAAGCAAACTTTGTAAATCGTTGAAAACGACCTTCCTTGTGGGGATAATGGTATTGATATAATCATCGGTAATTTGACGAACGCTTTTTTGCAGCAGTGCCTTTGTTTGTCCTTTCTCTTTATCTTGCGGCGCTGTCATGGTCAGGTTTATGACGGCCCTTAAAGGCCATTTGCGAACGACCATGACGGGCCATCGGTCATTATCAATAGTGGTATTTTCCAATTCATCAATTTGCCAGCCATCTTTTTTCCATACTAATTTTTCATCGCCGGCCGCATTAAACTCGATAACAAGCGCCTTCATTTCCATATGAACAACTTCTGAAACATCCTGATGGCTCACAACGATGGCATTTAATTTGGTTTTGGAAAGAACTGCTCCGGGAGCAGTTCCGTTGATGAATCTTGTAATATCCTCTTTTAATTTTTCAGACAGCTGTTCAAATGCGTCTTCCGCCATATCGTCATCAGCGGGTGTAATAGTGATGACAGGCTGACAATAGATTGTCTGCAGGAATTTAAGCTCTACGGAAATACCGGCGGCTTTAACATCACGGATAGCCTGCCTGACAGCCACCTCTCTGTCAGGATTTTGCCGCATTTGGGGATCATCGAGATGAATCTCGATGTAACCGCTCAATCCGCCGGGCGACTCCACCACTTTGACCGTCTCAATGCCAAGTCCTTTCAATGCCGCTTCAATGGCTTCAACCGTTCCCCTTTGGCCCTGACGCAAAATGGCTGATGCCCGTACCCGAAGGTGATCGTCATTTTCCGGTTTTCCGCTGCAGGTAATGGGATCCCTGTTACTCACATTTTCCACACCCATCAGGGGGCGTGGCAAAATGCTCAGGTTGCCTGGCGACAGGCTGTCAAAGTCATGCTCCCGCTCATTAGGGATTTCCTGCACGGTTATATTTACAGAGCGTTGCCCCTTTCCAATACGGGCCGGTTCCACCGTTTCCAGCAAAGGCAGCGCTTTTCCATCAATGGCCGGGCCCGTTACCCTGGTGCCCGCAGGGATGCCGATATCTTGCAGCGCCGGTGTTCGCCTGCTGAAGACAACCTGCCCTCTAAGCAAATCACCTTTGGCTCGCTCCATTCCCAAAATAGCAACAACATTATCAAGGGCCTTGCCTTGCGCCGTTTCCAGGTAGCCTGCCTCATGTGATTTTTCCAGGATGGCGTAAAATACCGCCATTTCCCGGGCAAAACTCTCGGCCATTAGTTTGGCAACACTTCCTGTTTCCGTATCACTGATCAAGCCCGACTGTATCATCGAATCGGTTATACGCTCCACAATGGATCTGAAATTCACATCTATGTCATCGAAAAGTTTCATAGCTTATTTATTCTTGGGTAATTTCTGTACGAATGCCGAGGTTATTAATAAAGAGCGAACCATTTCCGCTGCTTTTGATCTTCAGTTTCACTTCATCGGAATTGTCCCCGTTGAGTGTTTCCAGTTCTTCATCACTTAAATGAACCTGCCCCGATGGGCGCTTCACGATAATTGACCGGCTTCCACGACTCAGGCTGAAGGTCACCTCCGGTTTTGTATTACCCCTGGTGATAACTCTTGTTCGGCCCCAATAGGCGCCACGGGGTTGCCAGGGGTGGCCCTTGATCTGGTTCAAGACTTCACCTTGCCCGTCACCGTCTTTCATTTTGTCCAGATGCCAGTGCAGCTCACCCTCTTCAACGCTCACGATAACCCACCACTTGTTCCCATTGAGTGAACAGGGTGCATGGAACCGAAGTGGAACCCACTGCGATATTGCCGCTTTTTCTTCTATCCTGAAGGGCACCATTCCTTCAGGACAGGGACTGCCTGCCGGTCTGCCTGATTCGTCCAAATGGATCGCCAGCATTGCAGTAACGGGGAGCCTGGCCGGTCGTAAATAAAGATCAATTCCAACAAGCGCTTCATTTTCAGGCAAAGGCGAAAAACTCTGGGCTGCCGAGTGCCGGTCATCACAGAGATGGGCCATAAGGGGCGCCTTTTTCTCTTGCCCGTAAGGAAGCAACCTTTCCCCCGAAAGGTCAGCTTCATAATCAAAGTGTATCTGCACTATTTTTGACCTCTTTACAGCTATTTTTTCCAGGATCTCTTCTCCATAACCAACATGGAGCTCTATACTATCTCTTCCCGATGCAAACTGCCGGATGATTCCAGCCAGTCGAACATCCGACAGCAAAAGGGAAATCTCGGCGGGCATGGCATTTTTCAGCATTAAAGGAACGGTATTTGTGCCGGGATTTCTGGATAAATAATCGTTTGCCATCTCTGCAAAAGAGGGGATTGCAATTTTTTCACCACCGGTAATCATGCCTTTATGACTTAACAGCGGCTCACCATCCAGGATTACTTCGAGATCAACGGGCAAGGTAGATGCAAAAATCTCGACGCTGCTTACATTTACCGTTGAAGGTTCCCATACGCCCTTTGTATCGGATTCTTTCGTGAATTCAAGCATTAGCCGGCCGGCTTTTACGGGATCAAAATTCATGCTTGTTGCCGCCTTTGAAACTGAAAAAAGATCGACCGGCATTAACGGCGTCCAGGCATTATTGCCAAATACCTTGATCCGTACCTTTAATCCTTTTAACGCTTTATCGAGATTAATCTTTAACTCATTTAATAAACAATCATGGTCCCAATCAATGACGATCCAGCTAATCCCTCTGACAGGCCATGATTTTACACTTCCATTAACAGAGCCGGCTTTGCCCTCCACTTTCTTTACACCGCCGTCAGCTTTTACTTCCACCCTGGCCGATAAAAATTCTCTGTTGGCAGGCAGGCAAAAATCAATCATATGCCCTTCAGCAGAAAGGGTCAGACTTTTACTCTGCCCTGGCCCTTCCGTTATATTTATGTCATCGCTGCCGGCCTGCATTTTTGTCAAAGCAAAA
It contains:
- a CDS encoding baseplate J/gp47 family protein; translated protein: MKLFDDIDVNFRSIVERITDSMIQSGLISDTETGSVAKLMAESFAREMAVFYAILEKSHEAGYLETAQGKALDNVVAILGMERAKGDLLRGQVVFSRRTPALQDIGIPAGTRVTGPAIDGKALPLLETVEPARIGKGQRSVNITVQEIPNEREHDFDSLSPGNLSILPRPLMGVENVSNRDPITCSGKPENDDHLRVRASAILRQGQRGTVEAIEAALKGLGIETVKVVESPGGLSGYIEIHLDDPQMRQNPDREVAVRQAIRDVKAAGISVELKFLQTIYCQPVITITPADDDMAEDAFEQLSEKLKEDITRFINGTAPGAVLSKTKLNAIVVSHQDVSEVVHMEMKALVIEFNAAGDEKLVWKKDGWQIDELENTTIDNDRWPVMVVRKWPLRAVINLTMTAPQDKEKGQTKALLQKSVRQITDDYINTIIPTRKVVFNDLQSLLARHIKGLVLEPTWIIHQCDGSVEELNEEHAVSLENGEKLIVDRIDVTIK